Below is a genomic region from Planctomycetota bacterium.
TAAAGACCTCGTTCCAGACCACGCGGCCCGTCGCCTGCATGAGGATAAAGAGCGTGATGATTGCCACGACGACGATCGCCAGGCCCGTCCACCCCTTCCAGAAGAACGCGTAACTGAAACCGATGAGGTACACCAGTTGCGCAAAGCCGACGTACGCAACGGCGAACTTGATGCCTGCCACGAGGCGCATGTAACTGACGACCAGGAAGACGCTCACCGCCGCCGAAACCCAGAAGGCCTGGTGGATGTCTATCTTGTCCACCAGGTATGCCAGCAGGATGTGGAACGCGAAGAACCCGGCCGAAATGAACAGGTAATGCATCGGGTGCAGGGACACCTTCTTCAGAAGCATCGTCGTAAAGAGAACCGTGAAGAAGAAAAGGAGGCCGACCGGCGCGTAGAGGGCCATGCGGGCGGCGATGGGGCCCGCGTCCTCGCGCGCGGGGGTGTCCACGGCGATGGACTGGCTGGTGCGCGAGTCGGTGATTTTCCAGACGGCCCGCACGCCGCCATCCGTCGGCTCGGCCTTCTTCGACGGGCTCATGCTTCCTTCGGGGTAATTGATGGCCGTGAAGTTCGTCGTCACCTCCAGCGTGAAGTCCTGGAGATGGGCAGCGCGGGGCGAATCCTTTTCGCCGGTGACGTAACTCCACCGGTCCCGGCCGCGCG
It encodes:
- a CDS encoding inner membrane CreD family protein, with translation MTAFRFFLILVIFVLACTAWWALGGTVYWRTGSLRDQLSAEVDSLWGPANLSQPAPYLGSNAERAAPVDPLASSIKVHLEHENRYKGLLWFSTYTVDFAGTYTVKAGPAGNSFLFTLPAGVPFTDNLGLALDGEALDVDSKQVGNRFLVPIPADEKTHAVAVTYRTRGRDRWSYVTGEKDSPRAAHLQDFTLEVTTNFTAINYPEGSMSPSKKAEPTDGGVRAVWKITDSRTSQSIAVDTPAREDAGPIAARMALYAPVGLLFFFTVLFTTMLLKKVSLHPMHYLFISAGFFAFHILLAYLVDKIDIHQAFWVSAAVSVFLVVSYMRLVAGIKFAVAYVGFAQLVYLIGFSYAFFWKGWTGLAIVVVAIITLFILMQATGRVVWNEVFKRKTPAAPPSPPPQAR